Proteins from one Microbacterium faecale genomic window:
- a CDS encoding ABC transporter ATP-binding protein, with protein MLSIENFSLVLDDEAIARPILHDVNVTVSPGEVVGLVGESGSGKSTTAKAAVGAIPQRARVTGRVSVGGDDVLAMGEMSLRGLRTRSAAMIFQDPRTTLNPVRTVGDFLTEQLEQLGWSREKARRRTVELLESVHVSKPELRMKQYPHELSGGMLQRVVIAAALASEPKLILADEPTSALDVSTQAEIMALLEELRREHGFAVLFITHDLHLAAAACDRVYVMYAGHIVEEQPGRSLFTNARHPYTRGLLGSVPDLSGDRPLMPIAGRPLMMSEAVSGCPFVDRCDWAEEACRTWQAELIPVAPGVEAACRRLPAVAADVGPSAAVWEGGTDDRS; from the coding sequence ATGCTGAGCATTGAAAACTTCTCGCTGGTGCTCGATGACGAGGCCATCGCCCGTCCGATCCTTCACGACGTGAACGTGACGGTCTCGCCCGGTGAGGTCGTCGGCCTCGTGGGCGAATCCGGATCCGGGAAGTCGACCACCGCGAAAGCGGCCGTGGGGGCGATTCCCCAACGTGCCCGGGTCACGGGACGCGTGTCGGTCGGCGGCGATGATGTTCTCGCGATGGGTGAGATGTCGTTGCGTGGACTGCGGACGCGCTCGGCCGCCATGATCTTCCAAGACCCGCGAACGACGTTGAACCCCGTGCGGACGGTCGGCGACTTCCTCACCGAACAGCTGGAGCAGCTCGGTTGGTCGCGCGAGAAGGCTCGCCGACGCACGGTCGAGCTGCTCGAGTCCGTACACGTGTCGAAACCAGAACTGCGGATGAAGCAGTACCCGCACGAGCTGTCCGGCGGAATGCTGCAGCGTGTCGTCATCGCGGCGGCCCTCGCGAGCGAGCCGAAACTCATTCTCGCCGATGAACCGACCAGCGCCCTCGACGTCTCGACGCAGGCCGAGATCATGGCGCTTCTCGAAGAGCTCCGCCGCGAACATGGCTTCGCGGTCCTCTTCATCACGCATGACCTGCACCTTGCGGCCGCTGCGTGCGATCGGGTGTACGTCATGTACGCGGGGCACATCGTCGAGGAGCAGCCCGGGCGGAGCCTGTTCACGAACGCTCGCCATCCGTATACGCGCGGGCTCCTCGGATCCGTGCCTGATCTCTCCGGCGACAGGCCGCTTATGCCGATCGCCGGACGGCCGTTGATGATGAGCGAAGCCGTGTCGGGGTGTCCGTTCGTCGACCGGTGCGACTGGGCCGAGGAAGCGTGCCGTACGTGGCAGGCCGAGCTCATCCCCGTGGCGCCCGGAGTCGAAGCGGCGTGCCGGCGCCTTCCGGCGGTTGCCGCTGACGTGGGCCCATCGGCGGCTGTGTGGGAGGGAGGCACTGATGACCGTTCTTGA
- a CDS encoding ABC transporter ATP-binding protein: MTVLEVDNLVKSFEDRGVVRRGRSARSVAVDDVSFTVGAGESLGIVGESGSGKTTIARMLVGLELQDSGTIAVNGRTLVRSQSSRARLRRAKDVQLVFQDPYSTLDPRLTPLECVEASLKVAQRGTGHDRRARAKELLAQVGLGSREAGLRPRHLSGGQRQRVAIARALAADPAVLVMDEPVAALDVSIQAQILQLLDDIRRESGTAYVFISHDLAVVRQITDRALVMQRGRVVEADETAKLLENPQHPYTRLLLASVPSPSWNPAEVSRLRAEMMSDMRDAEGIRT; the protein is encoded by the coding sequence ATGACCGTTCTTGAGGTCGACAACCTCGTGAAGTCGTTCGAAGACCGCGGCGTCGTGCGGAGGGGCAGAAGCGCGCGATCGGTGGCTGTGGATGACGTCTCGTTCACGGTCGGCGCCGGCGAATCCCTCGGGATCGTGGGCGAGTCCGGCTCGGGCAAGACCACCATCGCGCGGATGCTGGTCGGGCTCGAACTGCAGGACAGCGGGACCATCGCGGTGAACGGCCGGACGCTTGTCCGATCGCAATCCTCGCGAGCGCGTCTGCGGCGCGCGAAAGACGTTCAACTCGTGTTCCAGGATCCGTACTCCACCCTCGACCCTCGGCTGACCCCGCTCGAGTGCGTCGAGGCGTCGCTGAAGGTCGCGCAGCGCGGCACCGGGCACGATCGTCGAGCGAGAGCGAAGGAGTTGCTTGCGCAGGTCGGCCTCGGAAGCCGCGAGGCGGGATTGCGGCCGCGCCACCTGAGCGGAGGGCAGCGTCAACGTGTGGCCATCGCCCGGGCGCTCGCTGCGGATCCGGCCGTGCTCGTCATGGACGAGCCTGTCGCCGCGCTGGACGTGTCGATCCAGGCGCAGATCCTGCAACTGCTCGACGACATTCGTCGCGAGTCCGGCACGGCATACGTCTTCATCAGCCACGATCTGGCGGTGGTCAGGCAGATCACAGATCGTGCGCTCGTCATGCAGCGAGGGCGCGTGGTGGAGGCGGACGAAACGGCGAAGCTGCTGGAGAATCCACAGCATCCGTACACGCGCCTTCTGCTGGCGTCGGTGCCGTCGCCCTCGTGGAATCCTGCCGAAGTCTCGCGGCTCCGCGCAGAGATGATGAGTGACATGCGTGACGCGGAAGGGATACGCACATGA